The region ATTCGTTTTTCGAAAGTCCCTTGCACTACCATGTCCACATAAATCGAAGGGGTATGAATGCATTCGGGGTCGAGTGCCCCGATTTCGACAATTTCTTCGACCTCACAAATTGTTATTCTTCCGGCGGTAGCCATCATAGGGTTAAAATTACGCGCGGTTTTTCGATAGATTACATTTCCTAATTTATCTGCTTTATATCCTTTCACTAAAGAAACATCTGCGGTAAGCGCAGTCTCGAGCACGAACCAGCGTCCATTGAATTCACGAACCTCTTTTCCTTTGGCAACCTCCGTCCCATAACCGGTGGGTGTGTAAAAAGCGGGAATTCCTGCTCCCCCTGCGCGTATTCTCTCTGCTAAAGTCCCTTGAGGAACGAGTTCGACTTCCAACTCACCACTCAAAAATTGCTTTTCGAAAATATCGTTTTCTCCTACGTAACTCGCTATC is a window of Fimbriimonadales bacterium DNA encoding:
- a CDS encoding CoA transferase subunit A → MDKTVGSALEALQRAGVRDGMTIMCGGFGLCGIPENLIKGLRELGVKDLTIISNNAGVDDFGLGILLQTRQIKKMIASYVGENDIFEKQFLSGELEVELVPQGTLAERIRAGGAGIPAFYTPTGYGTEVAKGKEVREFNGRWFVLETALTADVSLVKGYKADKLGNVIYRKTARNFNPMMATAGRITICEVEEIVEIGALDPECIHTPSIYVDMVVQGTFEKRIEQLTVRD